The following proteins are co-located in the Chitinispirillum alkaliphilum genome:
- a CDS encoding Serine/threonine protein kinase, translating to MKRLTLLLVLLGLFSLSWANQRHALLIGANNGGEGLDILRYAESDALRFANVLRGPGEFSKENVFTLLSPDSAEVFVALQEITNHIEQGNGNSLFLFYYSGHSDGEYLLLGDQRYSLREIKTFLDSSKADIRIAVIDACYSGAVIAFRGGRRGEPFFMSSQEKVRGQVIISSSAAHQRAQESDALGGGIFTHHWINGLRGSADMDGDRYVTLNEAYRYAYLKTIESSALTGGGIQHPSYHFNIQGEGEIRLTNLNRTNLSGVLFDQSCEGAFLVLSPTFTNVYADFTKQGGVQNFISLAPGEYSAINARGSDVFIRNFTVGESETVLLTNAMLRSRPLVDVTRVRGPDKAEGPLSTPQETEGLFLHRWGLGTGAASGSGVRGGADMVITGSGSYRLEEDRRIFYDLHLLPFSKSAGFNMGVNVYKPVYDFHLYAGGGPGVWYLDSHSRSVTLAMRGHFGFSRELNQTLEIQGQIPLTILFSRGRELKSGIEIRFLFTGKSF from the coding sequence ATGAAGAGATTGACTCTTTTGTTAGTGCTTCTGGGCCTTTTCTCATTGTCCTGGGCAAATCAGAGACACGCCCTTTTGATAGGGGCCAATAATGGAGGAGAGGGGCTTGACATACTGAGGTATGCGGAATCCGATGCTCTCAGATTTGCAAATGTTCTACGGGGGCCGGGAGAATTTTCCAAAGAGAATGTTTTTACACTTCTCTCACCCGACAGTGCAGAGGTGTTTGTTGCTCTTCAAGAGATCACAAACCATATAGAACAGGGAAATGGAAATTCTCTTTTCCTGTTTTACTATTCCGGACACTCTGATGGAGAGTATTTGCTTTTGGGTGATCAAAGATATTCCCTCAGGGAGATAAAAACTTTCCTGGATTCATCAAAAGCAGATATCAGGATTGCAGTGATTGATGCCTGCTACAGTGGTGCAGTGATTGCGTTCAGGGGAGGCCGGCGGGGTGAACCATTTTTCATGAGCAGCCAGGAAAAGGTGAGAGGGCAGGTTATCATTTCATCTTCTGCTGCGCATCAAAGGGCGCAGGAATCGGATGCTCTTGGAGGTGGCATATTCACACACCATTGGATCAACGGGTTGAGAGGCAGTGCCGACATGGATGGGGACAGGTATGTAACTTTAAACGAGGCGTATCGCTATGCTTATCTAAAGACAATAGAATCTTCTGCCCTCACAGGAGGTGGGATACAGCACCCCTCCTATCATTTTAATATTCAGGGAGAAGGCGAGATTCGTCTGACTAACCTTAATCGTACAAATCTGAGTGGCGTACTTTTCGACCAAAGTTGTGAGGGCGCATTCTTGGTTCTAAGCCCCACTTTTACCAATGTATATGCTGATTTCACCAAACAGGGAGGAGTCCAAAACTTCATCTCTCTGGCTCCTGGTGAGTACAGTGCGATCAACGCAAGGGGAAGTGATGTTTTTATACGGAATTTCACTGTGGGTGAGAGTGAAACGGTACTTTTAACCAATGCTATGCTGAGAAGCAGGCCTCTGGTCGATGTCACGAGAGTGAGAGGCCCTGATAAGGCTGAAGGGCCACTTTCCACCCCGCAGGAAACAGAGGGGCTGTTTCTGCATAGATGGGGATTAGGGACAGGGGCTGCATCCGGTTCAGGAGTAAGAGGTGGTGCTGATATGGTGATTACGGGATCTGGCTCTTACCGTCTTGAGGAAGACAGACGAATTTTTTATGATCTGCATCTTTTGCCATTTTCCAAATCCGCAGGTTTTAATATGGGCGTGAATGTATATAAACCTGTATATGATTTTCACCTCTATGCTGGTGGAGGCCCGGGGGTGTGGTATCTCGATTCCCATTCCCGCAGTGTGACACTGGCTATGAGGGGGCACTTTGGGTTTAGCAGGGAATTAAACCAAACCCTGGAGATTCAGGGTCAAATTCCACTGACTATACTTTTTTCCAGAGGAAGAGAGCTTAAGAGCGGCATAGAGATCAGATTTCTTTTTACCGGGAAATCATTTTAA
- a CDS encoding tRNA:m(5)U-54 MTase gid, translated as MSGSEKKVAIIGAGLAGSEAALVLSSLGVRVMLYEARPLWVSPAHNTDKPAELVCSNSFKAATPPSAHGQLKSELLSLGSPLLRAAKECAVPAGGALAVDREIFSEKVLQEIERDPLIDLVREEIKEPPKGFDACIIAAGPLVSDSLAEWLKNRFSSESLNFYDAIAPIIDFDSIDMSVAFFASRRDNDSFDYINCPFSEEEYRTFYDALLHADQTQARSFEDSVFFEACLPVEIMAGRGYKCLAFGPLRPVGITDPRTGRWPYAVCQLRRENKAGDSFNMVGFQTRLTIPQQKKVFRLIPGLENAEFLRYGSIHRNTYLNSPKLLSDDLSFSEEPDLFLAGQICGNEGYTESVATGHLSALFVSRRLSGCSIEPPPLETATGALLNHVTNSTSDPFTPSNIHFGLFPALEQQRFNRKEGKKRKKQVLCERATEKLNEWAEKTGVLTPNSKHLSPEK; from the coding sequence GTGAGTGGATCAGAAAAAAAAGTTGCCATCATAGGAGCCGGCCTCGCTGGCTCTGAGGCAGCGCTTGTATTATCATCTCTGGGTGTCAGGGTCATGCTGTATGAAGCTCGTCCTCTTTGGGTATCCCCGGCTCACAATACCGATAAGCCTGCTGAGCTTGTCTGTTCAAACTCCTTTAAAGCAGCCACTCCTCCATCTGCACACGGGCAGCTCAAGTCCGAACTTTTGTCTCTTGGCAGTCCGCTGCTTCGTGCCGCAAAAGAGTGTGCAGTTCCGGCCGGAGGGGCACTGGCGGTCGACAGGGAAATTTTTTCTGAAAAAGTTCTGCAGGAAATCGAGCGTGATCCTTTAATCGACCTGGTTCGTGAGGAGATAAAGGAGCCACCCAAAGGGTTTGATGCCTGCATAATTGCAGCTGGTCCGCTGGTGTCAGATTCGCTTGCGGAGTGGCTTAAAAACAGGTTCTCATCTGAAAGTTTAAACTTCTACGATGCCATTGCTCCGATTATAGACTTCGATTCGATTGATATGTCAGTTGCTTTCTTTGCCTCGCGAAGAGACAATGATAGTTTCGATTACATAAACTGTCCTTTCAGCGAAGAGGAGTATCGTACCTTTTATGATGCGCTGCTGCATGCTGATCAGACCCAGGCGCGTTCCTTTGAGGACAGTGTGTTTTTTGAGGCATGTTTGCCGGTGGAGATAATGGCTGGGAGGGGATATAAGTGCCTGGCATTTGGTCCTCTGAGACCGGTTGGAATCACTGACCCACGCACTGGTAGATGGCCTTATGCTGTTTGTCAGCTAAGAAGGGAAAACAAAGCCGGGGACAGTTTCAATATGGTGGGCTTTCAGACCAGACTCACAATTCCGCAGCAAAAAAAGGTATTCAGGCTTATTCCCGGTCTGGAAAATGCAGAATTTCTACGCTATGGAAGTATTCATAGAAACACCTACCTCAACTCACCCAAACTACTCTCAGATGATCTCTCCTTCTCTGAAGAGCCAGATCTTTTTCTCGCAGGACAGATCTGCGGAAATGAGGGATATACCGAAAGTGTTGCAACAGGTCACCTTTCTGCACTTTTTGTAAGCCGCAGGCTTTCGGGTTGCAGTATCGAGCCACCACCGCTGGAAACCGCTACCGGTGCACTTCTTAATCATGTAACTAATTCCACCTCCGATCCTTTCACACCATCCAACATCCATTTTGGATTATTTCCCGCTCTTGAGCAGCAACGGTTCAACAGAAAAGAGGGGAAAAAAAGGAAAAAGCAGGTGTTGTGCGAGAGAGCCACTGAAAAACTAAACGAATGGGCGGAGAAAACAGGGGTACTTACCCCGAATTCAAAACATTTGTCTCCTGAAAAATAG
- a CDS encoding putative lipoprotein: MFSSCAGRSLLRQDKISDAVAEGDFLTAISLIRENDNLYGRNNEFLYNMDIGVLFHYAGKFDSSNTYLMRAADVYDELFARSVTNEAAAILVNDNIRPYRSKPYEIVHLHMFAALNFMAMGRVDDALVETRRMQLHFNEWERRDRSGNRYTNDGMFHLISSIIYEQAGEIDNSLISLFKSVQAYQNGPVPLPSVVRDYAYTKLVTYDRAADTARLNITAPEGNSVWELNPRGSEIVVVSYAGRGPVLRETVWAGTYVKDGLLVLRYTDPNGNTEVITTHAPALPQSEYEKANQGQPTRSGTTFRIKVALPMVSTSTSRVAHFTADPGTGNAKRSVVVSDIDLLARDYHQDNWNATLSRTVVRVILRTIAAERTKAQMRTDNPVLNLLLNLGTDVVTDQMERADVRNCFLLPQTIHLTRIPVDTGTHSVTVKAYDRNGNVIRSKNIDDITVRRGERRFVFNHSFY, from the coding sequence ATGTTCTCTTCATGTGCCGGACGCAGTCTGTTACGGCAGGATAAAATTTCCGATGCTGTGGCAGAGGGGGACTTTCTTACTGCCATATCGCTCATAAGGGAAAATGATAACCTGTATGGCAGAAACAATGAGTTTCTGTACAATATGGACATAGGCGTGTTGTTTCATTATGCCGGTAAATTTGATTCCAGCAATACATATCTGATGAGGGCCGCTGATGTCTATGATGAGTTGTTTGCACGTTCTGTTACCAATGAAGCTGCTGCGATTCTTGTCAATGATAACATTCGTCCATATAGAAGTAAACCGTATGAAATTGTTCATCTGCATATGTTTGCCGCCCTGAATTTTATGGCTATGGGAAGGGTGGATGATGCGCTTGTGGAGACCCGCAGAATGCAGCTCCATTTCAATGAATGGGAGCGCAGGGACAGAAGCGGTAACAGATATACCAATGATGGAATGTTTCACCTGATTTCATCAATTATTTATGAGCAGGCGGGGGAAATTGACAATTCCCTTATTTCTCTTTTCAAATCTGTGCAGGCTTACCAGAATGGGCCGGTACCCTTGCCCTCTGTCGTGAGAGATTATGCATATACTAAACTTGTGACTTATGACAGGGCTGCCGATACTGCACGTTTGAATATCACTGCTCCCGAGGGGAATTCTGTTTGGGAACTCAACCCCAGGGGTTCAGAGATAGTGGTTGTAAGTTACGCCGGAAGGGGGCCGGTACTGCGGGAGACTGTATGGGCTGGCACTTACGTTAAAGACGGCTTACTGGTATTAAGGTACACTGATCCGAATGGAAATACTGAGGTGATTACAACACATGCACCTGCACTGCCTCAGTCTGAGTATGAGAAGGCAAATCAGGGGCAGCCTACCAGGTCCGGTACAACTTTCCGAATAAAAGTGGCTCTGCCGATGGTGAGTACAAGCACTTCACGTGTAGCTCATTTTACCGCTGACCCAGGCACAGGGAATGCAAAACGCTCTGTGGTGGTCAGCGATATAGATCTGCTGGCAAGGGATTATCACCAGGATAACTGGAATGCCACGCTGAGCAGAACTGTTGTAAGAGTCATACTACGCACCATTGCAGCAGAGAGAACAAAAGCCCAGATGCGCACGGATAATCCGGTTCTCAATCTTTTGCTGAATCTTGGTACCGATGTTGTTACCGATCAAATGGAGAGGGCGGATGTAAGGAACTGTTTTCTCTTGCCTCAAACTATTCACCTGACGCGCATACCTGTTGATACCGGTACCCATTCTGTTACTGTAAAGGCTTATGACCGAAACGGCAATGTGATACGTTCAAAAAATATAGATGATATAACAGTGCGCAGAGGAGAGCGCAGGTTTGTTTTCAACCATTCTTTTTATTGA
- a CDS encoding AstB/chuR/nirj-related protein yields the protein MSKFRGKALLPSRFVTSHILPALYKDPSNLSMVPQQLRKYLFPLDPEKDQPIGQISLRVNEVCNLRCSSCGQWGENGHLRQKLENGERLDQLDFDTVKRVVFETRRDKPFYYVWGGEPTMWKPLLPFFQELAKYKLKGSLVTNAQALEEKLEDLIDTGALAVLFLSLDGWDSESQNVMRSSANGKLSDNFEKTMAVMEKTDEIKKRKNLHFPLVIPITVISNHNYSHLAEIHKLVHDKAQLHPFYYGWFITEERARLHESIHEERFGYKPKNHRGYLKSCFNDVDPAETARQIAQIRTMSREGMCSPQFLPDIETESQIRKYYADHSWHCGYPNCESIYFAAEISPDGRMTPCRDYQDYTAGNINEQTFYDIWNGEKYKKFRREMKKGLMPVCTRCCGLQGF from the coding sequence ATGTCCAAATTCAGAGGCAAAGCATTACTGCCTTCACGTTTCGTTACTTCACATATATTGCCCGCACTTTACAAGGATCCCTCCAACCTGAGCATGGTCCCTCAGCAACTCAGGAAATATCTTTTCCCGCTCGATCCAGAGAAGGATCAGCCAATAGGTCAGATTTCTCTACGGGTCAATGAAGTGTGCAACCTCCGCTGCTCATCGTGTGGGCAATGGGGTGAAAACGGTCACCTGCGACAAAAACTTGAAAATGGCGAGCGGCTCGATCAGCTCGATTTCGACACGGTTAAAAGAGTTGTGTTTGAAACACGCAGAGACAAACCATTCTACTACGTTTGGGGTGGAGAGCCCACTATGTGGAAACCACTGCTACCTTTTTTTCAGGAACTTGCAAAGTATAAACTCAAGGGTTCCCTTGTTACAAACGCACAGGCTCTGGAAGAGAAACTGGAAGATCTTATCGACACCGGTGCACTGGCTGTTTTGTTTCTAAGCCTCGATGGCTGGGACAGCGAATCACAGAATGTCATGCGCTCTTCTGCAAACGGAAAACTCTCAGACAATTTTGAGAAAACAATGGCGGTTATGGAGAAAACTGACGAAATCAAGAAACGGAAAAACCTCCATTTCCCGCTGGTAATACCGATAACCGTAATCTCAAATCACAATTACTCCCATCTTGCAGAGATTCACAAACTGGTACACGACAAAGCCCAGCTTCATCCATTCTATTACGGTTGGTTCATCACCGAAGAACGAGCCCGGCTTCATGAGTCGATCCATGAGGAGAGATTTGGCTACAAGCCCAAAAACCACAGAGGCTATCTCAAATCATGTTTCAACGATGTCGATCCCGCTGAAACCGCAAGGCAGATAGCCCAAATACGCACAATGTCCAGGGAAGGAATGTGTTCTCCGCAGTTTCTGCCAGATATTGAAACAGAATCACAGATCAGAAAGTATTATGCAGATCATTCCTGGCACTGCGGATACCCCAACTGTGAGAGCATCTACTTTGCCGCAGAGATCTCCCCCGATGGAAGAATGACACCCTGCCGTGATTACCAGGACTATACTGCCGGTAATATTAACGAGCAGACATTCTACGATATCTGGAATGGAGAGAAGTACAAAAAGTTCAGAAGAGAGATGAAAAAGGGGCTTATGCCGGTGTGTACCAGATGCTGTGGACTGCAGGGATTCTGA
- a CDS encoding Peptidase lipoprotein, M48 family, with protein sequence MKSILPFCFFLLIFPSCQNITYFFISDQAEVELGRQVKRVILSDNQQFPEYTANESLIRYVDSIGQALVEAQQDRKEIGYTFALIDNPDIINAFALPGGFVFVYTGLIKAARNEAELAGVLAHEIGHITKRHGIKRLIQTYGAGLLLEILISEDAQVTRKLSEIAAKLAFLQYGRSNEYEADSVAVEYMHLAGYNPTGMQTFLELLNEYTQESSPVMELFSTHPDTERRIERVERIISRLEADLPEEELYESRFIQYRELL encoded by the coding sequence ATGAAGAGCATACTTCCTTTCTGTTTCTTTTTGCTAATTTTCCCCTCCTGCCAGAACATTACCTACTTTTTTATCTCTGACCAGGCAGAAGTTGAACTTGGTAGACAGGTAAAACGCGTAATTCTAAGCGACAATCAGCAATTCCCAGAATACACCGCAAATGAGTCTCTCATCCGATATGTGGATTCCATCGGGCAGGCGCTGGTTGAAGCTCAGCAGGACAGAAAAGAGATCGGTTACACATTTGCCCTCATAGATAATCCAGATATTATAAACGCGTTTGCTCTTCCGGGCGGATTTGTGTTTGTCTACACAGGCCTTATCAAAGCAGCCCGCAATGAAGCTGAGCTCGCAGGGGTTTTGGCCCACGAAATCGGGCATATTACAAAACGGCACGGAATAAAAAGGCTGATTCAGACATATGGAGCAGGATTACTTCTCGAAATTTTGATAAGTGAAGATGCTCAGGTAACCAGAAAGTTATCAGAAATCGCAGCTAAACTTGCTTTTTTGCAATATGGCCGCTCAAACGAGTATGAGGCAGACAGCGTGGCTGTTGAGTACATGCATCTTGCAGGGTATAACCCCACAGGAATGCAGACATTTCTTGAACTGCTGAATGAGTACACCCAGGAATCTTCTCCGGTTATGGAGCTTTTCAGTACCCACCCTGATACTGAGAGAAGAATCGAACGGGTGGAAAGAATAATATCCAGACTCGAAGCCGATCTTCCGGAAGAAGAATTGTATGAAAGCAGGTTTATACAGTACAGAGAGTTGCTTTAG
- a CDS encoding DNA topoisomerase I has translation MAKNLVVVESPAKCKTISKYLGKDFSIRATMGHIIDLPEKELGVDIEHDFKPRYITSKGKRRILKELKEEAAKAENVYLAPDPDREGEAIAWHVAQSISKDNGSIKRVMFNEITKRAVLSAFDSPRDIDMNKVNAQQARRILDRIVGYQVSPVLWRTVFRGLSAGRVQSVALRLICEREDEIAAFVQKEYWSIHSIFDFEGSGFSAKLITVDGKKANNTEEPLLPNAESARAIIDRLNGKPFAVSNVRRTDKNRKPYPPFITSTLQQEASRKLNFSAAKTMMVAQQLYEGLELGALGSMGLITYMRTDSTRVAAEALNDARSVISTLFSDKHLPSAARIYGKNKNSQDAHEAIRPSQVGLDFEPQKLRQYLSHDQFRLYELIWKRFLASQMENALFDSTRVDIEGDGCVFRATGSIMKFDGFLALYDESKDESADSGDGHNERIPSLQTGNKVDLKELTDKQHFTQPPPRYTEATLVRELEDKGIGRPSTYAQIIDTLKRRKYTLVESRRFMPTEIGHMVKNILVREFPQIFDVHFTAGMENTLDKIEAGGADWIGVLKEFYEPFAHRLDDVKKSIKDLRAQNQEVTDRTCPKCSEHPLVVKWSKNGKFLACQGFPSCKYTEPLEKVEAVQTDEKCDKCGAPMVILSIKGNKFLGCSKYPDCKNTRSISTGVKCPQEGCEGVIVERKTRRGKIFFGCSSYPKCTFASWDRPVDQKCEKCSYPMLVRKDNKRKGTFLRCLSCRAEFELNENESQESVSSESIKKA, from the coding sequence ATGGCAAAAAATCTGGTTGTTGTTGAGTCCCCGGCCAAGTGCAAAACAATTTCAAAATATCTGGGAAAAGATTTTTCGATACGGGCAACGATGGGACATATAATCGACCTTCCTGAAAAAGAGCTTGGTGTTGATATTGAGCATGATTTCAAACCACGCTACATAACCTCCAAAGGTAAACGCAGGATTTTAAAAGAGCTTAAGGAAGAAGCTGCCAAAGCGGAGAATGTATATCTGGCTCCTGACCCTGACCGCGAAGGGGAAGCTATTGCGTGGCATGTGGCTCAGAGTATATCAAAAGATAACGGAAGTATAAAGCGGGTTATGTTTAATGAGATAACCAAAAGAGCGGTATTGTCCGCTTTTGACTCACCACGTGATATCGATATGAATAAGGTCAATGCTCAGCAGGCCCGGCGTATTCTTGACCGTATTGTAGGGTATCAGGTTTCGCCTGTGCTGTGGAGAACCGTTTTCAGGGGATTAAGTGCAGGGAGAGTTCAGTCGGTTGCACTGCGTCTTATCTGTGAACGTGAGGATGAAATCGCTGCCTTTGTTCAGAAAGAGTATTGGTCAATACACAGTATTTTCGATTTCGAAGGCAGTGGGTTTTCTGCTAAACTTATCACTGTCGATGGAAAAAAGGCAAACAATACAGAAGAGCCTCTTTTACCAAATGCCGAATCAGCACGTGCCATCATAGATCGTCTCAACGGTAAACCATTTGCCGTTTCAAATGTACGTCGCACAGATAAGAATCGCAAACCATATCCTCCCTTTATCACAAGTACATTGCAGCAGGAAGCTTCAAGAAAGCTCAATTTCAGTGCCGCAAAAACCATGATGGTTGCACAGCAGCTCTATGAAGGTCTGGAGCTTGGAGCACTGGGGTCAATGGGACTTATCACCTATATGCGTACAGACTCCACCCGTGTAGCCGCTGAGGCGTTGAATGATGCCCGCTCGGTTATATCAACTCTTTTCAGTGATAAACATCTCCCTTCAGCTGCGCGAATCTACGGCAAAAACAAAAATTCACAGGATGCTCACGAAGCGATTCGTCCATCACAGGTAGGTCTGGATTTCGAACCTCAGAAACTCAGACAATATCTTAGCCATGATCAGTTCCGTCTCTACGAGCTTATATGGAAAAGGTTTTTGGCCTCTCAGATGGAAAACGCACTTTTCGACTCCACACGTGTTGATATAGAAGGGGACGGATGTGTTTTCAGGGCCACCGGTTCAATAATGAAATTTGATGGATTTCTTGCCCTCTATGATGAAAGTAAAGATGAATCGGCTGATAGCGGTGACGGACACAATGAACGGATTCCATCACTGCAGACCGGAAACAAAGTGGATCTCAAAGAGCTTACAGATAAACAGCATTTCACTCAGCCGCCACCACGCTATACCGAAGCTACACTGGTAAGAGAGCTTGAGGACAAAGGGATTGGACGTCCAAGTACATATGCTCAGATTATCGATACACTGAAGAGAAGAAAGTATACCCTGGTTGAGAGCAGACGCTTTATGCCCACTGAGATTGGGCATATGGTGAAAAATATTCTCGTAAGGGAATTTCCCCAGATCTTTGATGTTCATTTCACTGCCGGTATGGAGAACACACTGGATAAAATTGAGGCCGGGGGGGCGGACTGGATTGGTGTACTTAAAGAATTTTATGAACCCTTTGCACATCGTCTCGATGATGTGAAAAAGAGTATAAAGGATCTGCGTGCCCAGAACCAGGAAGTTACAGACAGGACTTGTCCTAAATGCTCGGAGCACCCACTGGTGGTCAAATGGAGTAAAAACGGTAAGTTTCTTGCCTGTCAGGGATTCCCTTCATGCAAGTACACTGAGCCACTGGAGAAAGTTGAAGCTGTTCAGACTGATGAGAAGTGCGATAAGTGCGGGGCTCCCATGGTCATACTCTCTATCAAGGGAAATAAATTTTTGGGTTGCTCCAAGTATCCGGATTGCAAAAACACCCGCTCGATTTCAACCGGGGTTAAATGTCCTCAGGAAGGGTGTGAGGGAGTAATCGTTGAGCGCAAAACCCGCAGGGGAAAAATTTTCTTTGGTTGCAGCAGTTATCCCAAATGCACATTTGCCTCCTGGGACAGACCTGTAGACCAGAAGTGTGAGAAATGCAGTTATCCCATGCTTGTACGTAAAGATAATAAACGGAAAGGCACATTTTTGAGATGCCTGTCATGCAGAGCAGAGTTCGAGCTTAACGAAAATGAATCTCAGGAAAGTGTTTCTTCAGAAAGCATCAAAAAGGCGTGA
- a CDS encoding IMP cyclohydrolase has product MGSVEIRRALISVSDKTGIVELAKKLTEKGVEILSTGGTSKTLSENGIPVKSVDSYTEHPEIMGGRVKTLHPRVHGGILAVRDNAEHRCQMDDNKIQNIDMVVVNLYPFEKTVARPDVSVEEAIENIDIGGPAMVRSAAKNHRFVTVVVDPSDYESILKEIDESGSVSFETRRRFAVKAFRHTADYDSAIDTYLSGAYLDEEVLRLSYSDGVSLRYGENPHQKAYFYRNKKTTEPSVSNAEQLNGKELSFNNIVDGDAALEAVKEIGEMPGASIIKHTNPCGYATGESLDLALEAAWSGDPISAFGSVIAVNRRVDLKAAEVLTGRFVEMLIAPDYSDEALEFLRQKSSALRILKIGSLENYPKESFVVKHVTGGILIQDRDDALFQKWEIVTQNSFPESMIKQAEFAWKGCKHVKSNAIILTQEYQAGQFRIIGMGAGQPNRVDALRKLSVTKAKENLEAEYKNCGKLLPENGCFDEFSQIVMASDAFFPFSDTVEEAHAAGIKYIVQPGGSKRDDEVIETCNRLGIAMVFTGMRHFRH; this is encoded by the coding sequence ATGGGATCAGTAGAGATTAGACGGGCTTTAATTAGTGTTTCTGACAAAACCGGCATTGTGGAGTTGGCAAAAAAACTAACCGAAAAAGGGGTTGAGATCCTTTCCACCGGGGGAACAAGTAAAACTCTTTCGGAAAACGGAATACCGGTTAAATCGGTGGACAGTTATACAGAACATCCAGAAATTATGGGTGGTAGAGTTAAAACACTTCATCCCCGTGTGCATGGGGGAATACTTGCGGTAAGGGACAATGCTGAGCATCGCTGCCAGATGGATGATAATAAAATACAGAATATCGATATGGTTGTGGTTAACCTTTACCCATTCGAGAAAACTGTGGCCAGGCCCGATGTTTCTGTTGAAGAAGCGATAGAGAACATAGATATTGGTGGTCCTGCAATGGTAAGGAGTGCTGCAAAAAACCATCGTTTTGTTACCGTAGTGGTTGACCCTTCAGATTATGAAAGTATACTGAAAGAAATTGACGAAAGTGGTTCGGTGTCGTTTGAAACCCGCAGGCGTTTTGCTGTAAAGGCGTTTCGTCATACTGCTGACTATGATTCTGCAATCGACACATATCTTTCCGGGGCTTATCTCGATGAGGAGGTTCTAAGGCTCTCCTACAGTGATGGTGTGTCGTTGCGCTATGGTGAAAACCCGCATCAGAAGGCATATTTTTACAGGAACAAGAAAACAACGGAGCCCTCAGTTTCCAATGCAGAGCAGCTTAACGGGAAAGAACTGTCGTTTAATAATATTGTCGATGGTGATGCGGCACTTGAAGCCGTAAAAGAGATTGGTGAAATGCCGGGAGCGTCAATAATAAAGCACACCAACCCCTGCGGGTACGCTACTGGGGAATCGCTGGACTTGGCACTGGAGGCTGCCTGGTCGGGAGATCCAATTTCCGCTTTTGGCAGTGTAATTGCGGTCAATCGCAGGGTTGATCTCAAAGCGGCAGAAGTTCTCACCGGCAGATTCGTCGAGATGCTTATTGCGCCCGATTATTCGGATGAGGCTCTTGAGTTTCTAAGACAAAAAAGCTCTGCACTGCGAATCCTTAAAATAGGAAGTTTGGAAAATTATCCAAAAGAGAGCTTTGTGGTCAAGCATGTAACCGGGGGGATCCTGATTCAGGACAGAGATGATGCTCTGTTTCAAAAATGGGAAATAGTCACCCAGAACAGTTTCCCCGAATCGATGATCAAGCAAGCTGAGTTTGCCTGGAAAGGGTGCAAGCATGTTAAATCAAATGCAATTATCTTAACCCAAGAATATCAGGCAGGACAATTTCGTATTATAGGAATGGGTGCGGGGCAACCAAACAGAGTGGATGCATTGAGAAAACTCTCTGTTACAAAAGCCAAAGAGAATCTTGAAGCAGAGTACAAAAACTGCGGCAAGCTGCTTCCTGAAAATGGGTGTTTCGATGAATTCTCTCAAATAGTTATGGCTTCAGATGCCTTTTTTCCCTTCTCTGACACCGTTGAAGAGGCCCACGCCGCAGGGATAAAATACATCGTTCAACCCGGCGGTTCTAAGCGTGACGATGAGGTTATTGAAACATGTAACCGACTTGGGATTGCAATGGTGTTTACAGGTATGCGACATTTCAGACATTGA